TTCTGTTACCGAAGATGGTTCGCCTGTACATTGTCCTAATTGCAATAGTGAGGAAGTTGCACTTTTTACAACCGTTTCAGATATTAGATCTCTAGGGGCTTTTCTCCTAGGTTTTATTTTTGGCGCGCTTCCATTTTACACGAAATACGAGTATCGCTGTGATAACTGTAAAACAAAATTTAATGAAACCAAATAAGACATATTTTATAACAGGAATCTCTACAGACGTAGGAAAGACGGTAGCTGCAGCAATAGTGACACAGTCACTAGAGGCAGATTACTGGAAGCCAATACAGGCTGGAGATCTTGATAATAGTGATACACATAAAGTAAAGCGACTAGTTAATAATGAAATATCGCAATATCACGATAATAGTTATTCGCTCAAGACACCTATGAGTCCGCACGCTGCGGCAGAGATTGATGGCATTACCGTTACTCCCGCCTCTATAAAACGTCCTGAAACGACAAGACCTCTCGTAATAGAAGGAGCTGGTGGTATACTCGTGCCTATAAATGAAACAGAAACCATAGCCGATTTAATAGTGCCTTCAGATAAAGTAATTGTTGTGTCTCGTCATTATCTTGGAAGTATAAATCACACTTTATTGACGGTCGAGCTACTCAAAGCAAGAGGACTTGCTGTGGCGGGAATTATTTTTTCTGGAGAAGAGCATCCTACAACGGAAGCAATCATTGAGAAAATGACTGGTGTTACCATCATAGGTCGCATTGATGAAGAACCTTATTTTGATGAAAATGTAATAGCAGAATATGCAGAACTTTTTCGCGAAAGCTTACAGGCCTTATAAATCTCTACTAACTAGGGATTTTAGATAATCAACTCCTTAGCTAACTTTACTCAAAAATTACTACTGTGACTACTCAAGAAAAAGATAAAAAACATCTCTGGCATCCACTTACTCAGCATCAGACTGCGCAGGACCCTGTTGTAATTACGAGAGCAAAAGGAGCGGTAATGTATGATGAGCAGGGTAAGGAATATATAGATGGGATTGCCTCATGGTATACAGCCATGTATGGTCACGGCAATGAGCATATTACAATGGCAATGCATAAGCAGATGCAGGCGCTAGATTTTGTAATGTTTAGTGGCTTTACACATCCTCCAGCAATCACCCTTGCCGAAAAACTAATGGAGATACTACCAGAAAATCAAGAGAAGATTTTCTTTAATGATAACGGCTCTACAGCGGTTGAGGCAGCTATAAAAATGGCCATCCAGTTGTATCACAATAAAGGAGATA
The genomic region above belongs to Dokdonia sp. Dokd-P16 and contains:
- the bioD gene encoding dethiobiotin synthase, whose translation is MKPNKTYFITGISTDVGKTVAAAIVTQSLEADYWKPIQAGDLDNSDTHKVKRLVNNEISQYHDNSYSLKTPMSPHAAAEIDGITVTPASIKRPETTRPLVIEGAGGILVPINETETIADLIVPSDKVIVVSRHYLGSINHTLLTVELLKARGLAVAGIIFSGEEHPTTEAIIEKMTGVTIIGRIDEEPYFDENVIAEYAELFRESLQAL